The Sporichthyaceae bacterium genome includes the window CGCACCCGCTCCTCGAACACCATCTCGCGCAGTTCCTTGCCTGACGGCCCGAGATTGACCACGCCGCCGGTGGCGGACAGCAGACCCTTGCGCCAGCCCTTGCCCGCCGGCTTGCGCCGCTGCTTGAGCACGTTTTCCGCGGTCAGGTCGTCCGCGGTCAACCCGGAGGGTTCCAGGCGCGGCCTCAGCCTCTCGACCCGAGCGACAGTGGACGCGGGCGCATTGTGTGTGGGCAGGGAGATGTCTCCGGTCGCGGTCCGCTCGTCGTAAACGCGGAATGGGTTGTCGCCGGTTGGGTCGTCCGAGGGACGGGGAGCGGCGGCCTTCTTGGCGGGCTTGCCCGATTCTGCTGCGGCCGGCGGCACCGCGCCGCCGGTTTCGGTTACTGCCGAGGGGTGTCCGCTCGCGCTGTCCGTCACACCGGACAGCCCGCCGCCGGTACCGGGCTTCGGGAAGCCGTGGAACTTGCGCGGCTCGGGGTCGTCCACGCCGCCGGCCAGCGAGCCGGGTGGGAACGGCGACGCACTCGGGTCGCCGGGCCGGAACGCGTCGAAGTCGATCGACGGCATGCCGCCCTTGGCCTGGGCCGCGGCGTCCTCGGGGAGGTGCTCGTCCGACATGCCCAGCTGCCCGTAGATCCAGCTGCGCGGCGGGAGGTCGGCGTCCTTGGATTGCTCACCGCTGGGTTCGCGGGGCGCCGGCGGCGTGGTGCCGTTGGCCGCGCCGCCCTCCGGACGCGTCGGGGACTCGGCCGGGGTAACCCGGACGGAGTCCTTCTCGTCGCCGGACTGACTCACGGCGATCCCCCCCTCGGTGGGGTCCAAAAGACCGGTTCGCTTCGATGTGGTGCTGAGCGAATCGTCCCACGTCGGATCCCACTCGGTAGGCGGCTCGACCGGATGGCTGGTGTTCGTCACCATTGACCTCCCCCGTTCGGGCGTTTACCGGGCGTTAGGTTTTGTGCCTCCTCGACCGGGCGAATGGTGGCAACTCTAGACAACCGCGACGATTCGGGCCGGATTCGACGCGATCGGCGCGCGCTGAATAAACAGTGGCTTGTACCCACGTGCGGGGGAGAATTCACGTCATGTCCGCTCCTGCCATCCCCGTCTCCGACCTGGATCCGGCCATCGCCACCCGGCTCAAGCGTGATGCGAACGGCCTGATCGCGGCCATCGCCCAGCAATGGGACACCGGCGAGGTGCTGATGCTGGGCTGGATGGACGACGAGGCGCTGCACCGCACGCTCACCTCCGGCCGGGTCACCTACTTCAGCCGCAGCCGGCAGTCGTACTGGGTGAAGGGGGAGACTTCCGGGCACCGGCAGTGGGTGCGGTCGGTGACCCTGGACTGTGACGGGGACGCGTTGTTGATTCAGGTCGACCAGGAGGGCCCGGCCTGCCACACCGGTACCCGCACGTGTTTCGACGACGGCGCGCTGCCGGCGGTCACGTTGGACGGCCGGACAGCGCCGCATGATGTCGAGGCCTCCGGCCCGACAATGGCCCCATGACCGCGACCGACGGCACGCTGACCCCCGACCTGGACCGGTTTCGGGAGTTGGCCGCCGGTCGCCGGGTGATCCCGGTGGCCCGCCGACTGCTCGCCGACGGGGAGACGCCGGTCGGGCTCTACCGCAAGTTGGCGGGCGAACGCCCGGGCACCTTCTTGCTGGAGTCCGCCGAACACGGCCGGGTGTGGGGGCGTTATTCCTTCGTCGGGGTGCGCAGCCCGGCCATGCTCACCGAGCAGGACGGGGCCGCGCGCTGGATCGGTACCCCGCCGGTCGGCGTGCCCACCGAGGGCGACCCGTTGCAGGCGCTGCGGAACACGGTGGAGTGGCTGCACACCGAGCCGTTGGACTCCGCGGGGCTGCCGCCACTGACCGGGGGGATGGTCGGGTTCATCGGCTACGACGCGGTGCGCCGGCTGGAACGGCTGCCCGACAAGGCCGTCGATGACCTGCAGTTGCCCGAGCTGGCGATGATGCTGGCCACCGACCTCGCAGTGCTCGACCACGAGGACGGCTCGGTGATCCTCATCGCGAACGCGGTGAACTGGGACGGCTCCGACGCCGGGGTGGACGCGGCCTACCACGCCGCGGCAGCCCGGCTGGAGGTGATGACCGCCGACCTGGCCCGTCCGGACGCACCCACCGCGGCAGTGTTCGACGACGGGGTGGTGCCCGAATACACCTGCGGGACGTCCCGCGAGGACTACATGGCGGCGGTGCGGTCCGCGGTCGAGGAGATCTACGCCGGCGAGGCGTTCCAGATCGTCGTCTCGCAGCGCTTCGCGATGCCCACCGCGGCCAGCGCGTTGAACATCTACCGGGTGCTGCGGCTGTCCAACCCCAGCCCCTATCTCTATCTGCTGCGCTTCCCGGGCCCGGACGGCACGACTGATGGTGGGTTCGACGTGATCGGGTCCAGCCCGGAGGCGCTGGTGAAGGTCAACGCGGGCCGAGCCATGCTGCACCCGATCGCCGGCACCCGGCCGCGCGGTGCGAACCCGGAGGTCGACGCGGCGCTGGCCGCGGATCTGTTGGCCGATCCCAAGGAACGCGCCGAGCACCTGATGTTGGTCGATCTCGGCCGCAATGACCTGGGCCGGGTCTGCGCGCCGGGCAGCGTCGAGGTCGTCGACTTCATGTCCATCGAGCGGTACTCCCACGTCATGCACATCGTGTCCACGGTGGTCGGCAAGCTCGCGCCGGGAAGGTCCGCATTCGACGTACTGGCAGCGTGTTTCCCTGCGGGCACGCTGTCCGGGGCGCCCAAGCCACGGGCGATGGAAATCATCGAGGAACTCGAACCGACCCGGCGCGGTCTGTACGGCGGGGTCGTCGGATATTTGGATTTCGCCGGCGAGTTGGACACCGCCATCGCCATCCGCACCGCGTTGCTGCGCGGCGGGGTGGCCTACGTCCAGGCCGGTGCGGGCATCGTGGCCGACTCCGACCCGGCCACCGAGGACCAGGAATGCCGCAACAAGGCGGCTGCGGTGCTGCGTGCGATTGCCGTCGCCGCGACGTTGCGTGCCGCCCGCTGACATGGCTGTGCCGCCCGGTTCACCGCCCCCGACCGACCGGACGAACGGCCGTCGCGAATTGGTGGCGGCGTTGTCCGGGTGCGTGCTCGGTGCCGGCCTCGTGCTGTTCGCGGCGGATCGGCCGTGGGTGCATGCCCGGGCCGTGCAGGGTTCCTTGCAGGTGCCGCTATCGGTGCGTGGCGGGTCATTGCAGCCGATCACCCCGGCGTTCGCGGTGGTCGGGTTGGCCGGGGCGTTGGGGCTGGTGGCCACCCGCGGTGTGCTGCGTCAATTGATCGGCGTGTTGGTATGCGCGGGCGGGGTGGTGGCGGCGGTGGCCGCACTTGGTTCGGTGCATCCCGGCGCGCCGGAACTGGCGGATCGCGCGGGTGCCGCGTTGGGCACGGCCTCGGGTACCGCGAGCGCTATCGGGCACACCGGGTGGGGATGGGTAGCCGTGCTCGGGTCGGTGGTGTTCGCGCTGGCCGGCGCGGCAGCGGCGGTGCGCGGCCCGCGTTGGCCCGGTATGTCCGCGCGTTACGAGAGCCCCGTTGCGGCTGCGCCGCGCGCCGCGACGGTGGAGGATTCGACATTGGAGCAGTGGCGGGCGTTGGACCGCGGTGAGGATCCGACGTTGTGAGGCCGCGCACGGGCCTTCATCGACGGCGGGCTACGATGCGGCGAACATCACGTCGACCCGTCCCGTATCCCGCGGTCGACCCACTTGTTCGGCGATGATTGGAATGCACTCCGTGTCGGTGCTCGACGAGATTCTGTCCGGGGTTCGGGCAGACCTTGCTGAGCG containing:
- a CDS encoding AAA family ATPase, giving the protein MSQSGDEKDSVRVTPAESPTRPEGGAANGTTPPAPREPSGEQSKDADLPPRSWIYGQLGMSDEHLPEDAAAQAKGGMPSIDFDAFRPGDPSASPFPPGSLAGGVDDPEPRKFHGFPKPGTGGGLSGVTDSASGHPSAVTETGGAVPPAAAESGKPAKKAAAPRPSDDPTGDNPFRVYDERTATGDISLPTHNAPASTVARVERLRPRLEPSGLTADDLTAENVLKQRRKPAGKGWRKGLLSATGGVVNLGPSGKELREMVFEERVRTPITGCHKLAVISLKGGVGKTTTAAALGSMYASLRGDRVVAVDANPDRGTLGDKIVAGQNTHTVRDFVRRSNQLDRYSAVREYTAQAESRLEVLCSESDPLASMAFSESDYRVISDILEKFYNLVLTDCGTGLLHSAMVGVLAKAHQVVIVSSASLDGARSASATLDWLEAHSYKDLARDSVTVITSVRPKADAVHLDEIVGHFAKRTRAVVAVPYDPHLAEGGQIDLARMSKPAYHAYLELAAEVGDAFPRFSTGT
- the hisI gene encoding phosphoribosyl-AMP cyclohydrolase, whose protein sequence is MSAPAIPVSDLDPAIATRLKRDANGLIAAIAQQWDTGEVLMLGWMDDEALHRTLTSGRVTYFSRSRQSYWVKGETSGHRQWVRSVTLDCDGDALLIQVDQEGPACHTGTRTCFDDGALPAVTLDGRTAPHDVEASGPTMAP
- a CDS encoding anthranilate synthase component I produces the protein MTATDGTLTPDLDRFRELAAGRRVIPVARRLLADGETPVGLYRKLAGERPGTFLLESAEHGRVWGRYSFVGVRSPAMLTEQDGAARWIGTPPVGVPTEGDPLQALRNTVEWLHTEPLDSAGLPPLTGGMVGFIGYDAVRRLERLPDKAVDDLQLPELAMMLATDLAVLDHEDGSVILIANAVNWDGSDAGVDAAYHAAAARLEVMTADLARPDAPTAAVFDDGVVPEYTCGTSREDYMAAVRSAVEEIYAGEAFQIVVSQRFAMPTAASALNIYRVLRLSNPSPYLYLLRFPGPDGTTDGGFDVIGSSPEALVKVNAGRAMLHPIAGTRPRGANPEVDAALAADLLADPKERAEHLMLVDLGRNDLGRVCAPGSVEVVDFMSIERYSHVMHIVSTVVGKLAPGRSAFDVLAACFPAGTLSGAPKPRAMEIIEELEPTRRGLYGGVVGYLDFAGELDTAIAIRTALLRGGVAYVQAGAGIVADSDPATEDQECRNKAAAVLRAIAVAATLRAAR
- a CDS encoding Trp biosynthesis-associated membrane protein encodes the protein MAVPPGSPPPTDRTNGRRELVAALSGCVLGAGLVLFAADRPWVHARAVQGSLQVPLSVRGGSLQPITPAFAVVGLAGALGLVATRGVLRQLIGVLVCAGGVVAAVAALGSVHPGAPELADRAGAALGTASGTASAIGHTGWGWVAVLGSVVFALAGAAAAVRGPRWPGMSARYESPVAAAPRAATVEDSTLEQWRALDRGEDPTL